From the genome of Candidatus Dadabacteria bacterium, one region includes:
- the rapZ gene encoding RNase adapter RapZ, producing the protein MMEQIIILSGLSGSGKSTAAKVLEDLGFFCVDNLPPELLFSFIDLCGKSLTQIKKAVAVIDIRIPVKDTLYDFEKVLEKIRESAERVDLVFLECSEETIVKRYKETRRIHPLGSEKTLAEGISEEKQILANIRELSDKRIDTSTLSVHELKAIIAKIAGTTDKQTPLITLLSFGYRYGVPEDADLVFDVRFLKNPHFTESLRDFDGTSGEVVDFVMSDKASREFLEKLCSFLRFLIPKYSEEGKSYLTLGIGCTGGKHRSVVMADALGESLSEYSAIIRHRDINKL; encoded by the coding sequence ATGATGGAACAGATAATAATACTGAGCGGGCTTTCCGGTTCGGGAAAAAGCACGGCGGCAAAAGTCCTTGAAGATCTGGGGTTTTTCTGCGTCGACAATCTCCCTCCGGAACTTCTTTTCTCTTTTATCGACCTTTGCGGGAAATCTCTTACGCAGATAAAAAAAGCGGTCGCAGTCATTGATATACGGATACCGGTAAAAGATACGCTTTACGATTTCGAAAAAGTGCTGGAAAAGATAAGAGAGTCAGCTGAAAGGGTCGATCTTGTGTTTCTTGAATGCTCTGAAGAGACAATCGTTAAAAGATACAAGGAGACAAGGAGAATTCATCCGCTTGGAAGCGAGAAGACGCTTGCAGAAGGAATATCAGAGGAAAAGCAAATCCTGGCAAATATACGAGAACTCTCGGACAAGCGCATAGACACAAGCACCCTCAGCGTTCACGAACTGAAAGCGATCATAGCAAAGATTGCCGGGACAACCGACAAGCAGACCCCTCTTATCACCCTTCTCTCTTTCGGCTACAGGTACGGAGTTCCCGAAGACGCAGACTTGGTTTTCGACGTTCGGTTTCTGAAAAATCCCCACTTCACAGAATCCCTGAGGGATTTTGACGGAACCAGCGGCGAAGTCGTGGACTTTGTCATGTCGGATAAAGCTTCGCGGGAGTTTCTGGAGAAGCTGTGCTCTTTTCTGCGGTTTTTAATCCCGAAATATTCAGAGGAAGGAAAGTCCTATCTTACCCTGGGGATAGGCTGCACCGGAGGGAAGCACCGCTCCGTAGTCATGGCCGATGCTCTCGGCGAAAGCCTTTCCGAATATTCCGCTATTATTAGACACAGGGATATAAATAAGCTATAA
- a CDS encoding DUF2905 domain-containing protein — MNITEAARVLIILGAGLIALGVLLPYVAKLGFLGKLPGDIKIET; from the coding sequence ATGAACATTACGGAAGCAGCGAGAGTTCTTATCATTCTGGGCGCGGGGCTCATAGCGCTCGGTGTGCTGCTTCCCTACGTGGCGAAGCTCGGTTTTCTCGGAAAACTTCCAGGGGACATAAAAATCGAAACGTAA
- a CDS encoding peptide ABC transporter substrate-binding protein, translating into MKYKKTFLFLAMIVAGLFIASCGDDDDEDALTILFWQAPTISNPYLASGTKDVDISALVLEPLANYDEEGELVPRLAEEIPTVENGGVSEDMTTITWKLKEGVLWSDGTPLTVEDIIFTHRYLCSLASANDVCNTVPLGNVGPVEDSPLSVRITFTETVIYPYVLFVGTSSPVLQKAQFADCVGEQAARECQMENLHPVGTGPYRITDFTVNESESGAVSSSLAYEKNEHFRAAGKLFSRVVVKGGGDAVTAARAVLETGEADYGWNMQVEPGTLRNLEDGGKGMVSPAFASLVESLVINFTDPDPDLGDGRSEWSGGNNPHPFLTDPAVREALSLAIDRRAIVEQLYGAAGRVTCNIIPAPVRYASRNNEDCRTPNTQKAKSLLDEAGWMPGADGIREKDGIRLEILYRTSANNAVRQSTQEFIQKWWKDIGVETDIANNIDPGTFFSDGPDNPDNVWRFYADIQMYADSGASVDPQNHLSNWQTKEIPSAENGWMGGNVPRWSSRQYDDLYRQLVGAPIGPDRENLVIRMNDMLVQNHVIIPLVNRASVSAFSNSLKGVRANNWDSELWNIHEWYRE; encoded by the coding sequence ATGAAATACAAAAAAACTTTCCTGTTCCTAGCAATGATAGTCGCGGGACTCTTCATAGCCTCCTGCGGAGATGACGACGATGAGGATGCCCTGACCATACTTTTCTGGCAGGCCCCTACAATTTCCAACCCTTATCTCGCAAGCGGGACCAAGGATGTTGATATCAGCGCTCTTGTTCTTGAGCCTCTGGCAAACTACGACGAGGAAGGGGAACTGGTTCCTCGCCTGGCCGAGGAAATTCCGACTGTGGAAAATGGCGGAGTATCAGAGGATATGACCACGATAACCTGGAAACTTAAAGAAGGAGTACTCTGGTCCGACGGCACTCCTCTTACAGTCGAAGATATTATATTTACCCACAGGTACCTGTGCAGCCTGGCATCGGCGAACGATGTGTGTAATACCGTTCCCCTAGGGAATGTAGGCCCTGTAGAAGATTCCCCGCTCAGCGTCAGAATTACCTTCACCGAAACCGTGATCTATCCGTATGTTCTCTTTGTAGGGACATCCTCCCCCGTTCTGCAGAAAGCGCAATTTGCAGACTGCGTCGGTGAGCAAGCGGCCCGGGAATGCCAGATGGAGAACCTCCACCCGGTCGGCACCGGACCATACAGAATCACCGACTTCACGGTCAATGAATCTGAATCGGGAGCTGTCTCATCCTCTCTTGCTTATGAAAAAAACGAACACTTCCGCGCAGCCGGGAAACTTTTCTCCAGAGTTGTTGTAAAGGGGGGCGGGGATGCCGTTACCGCGGCGCGGGCTGTTCTTGAGACGGGTGAAGCGGACTACGGCTGGAACATGCAGGTAGAGCCCGGGACACTTAGAAATCTGGAAGATGGCGGCAAGGGGATGGTCAGCCCGGCCTTCGCGTCTCTTGTCGAGTCCCTGGTAATAAACTTCACTGATCCCGACCCGGATCTCGGAGACGGGCGTTCCGAGTGGTCAGGCGGAAATAACCCTCATCCCTTCCTGACTGACCCCGCCGTGCGCGAGGCCCTCTCGCTGGCTATTGACCGCCGAGCTATCGTCGAGCAGCTTTACGGAGCGGCGGGCAGGGTTACATGCAACATTATTCCGGCACCTGTACGGTACGCTTCTCGGAATAACGAGGACTGCCGTACCCCGAATACTCAGAAAGCGAAATCTCTGCTTGATGAGGCAGGATGGATGCCCGGGGCAGACGGCATCCGGGAAAAAGACGGAATCCGCCTGGAAATTCTTTACCGTACATCCGCCAACAACGCGGTTCGCCAGAGCACCCAGGAATTTATCCAGAAATGGTGGAAGGATATAGGGGTTGAGACCGATATCGCGAACAACATTGACCCGGGCACCTTCTTCAGCGACGGTCCGGACAATCCCGACAATGTCTGGAGATTCTATGCCGACATTCAGATGTATGCAGACAGCGGAGCATCCGTTGATCCGCAGAACCATCTTTCAAACTGGCAGACCAAAGAAATTCCAAGTGCCGAGAATGGCTGGATGGGCGGCAACGTACCGCGCTGGTCTTCTCGGCAGTACGATGATCTCTATCGGCAGCTTGTGGGTGCCCCTATCGGTCCTGACCGTGAGAACCTGGTTATCCGGATGAACGACATGCTGGTTCAGAACCACGTGATTATTCCCCTGGTTAACCGCGCCTCAGTCTCAGCTTTTAGCAACAGCTTGAAGGGGGTACGGGCAAACAACTGGGACTCCGAGCTCTGGAATATCCACGAGTGGTACCGCGAGTAA
- a CDS encoding PTS fructose transporter subunit IIA, which translates to MFSIVVVTHGELAKELISAVNFILPEKPRVKMTAVSIDASKDSKDFDKKIRASVDSVDEGDGILLVTDMFGGTPSNISLMFLESGEMEVISGVNLPMLLKLGTVEEKTTLKEAVQLAAKAGRDNIIVASELLSKNG; encoded by the coding sequence ATGTTTTCCATAGTGGTGGTCACGCACGGAGAGCTCGCAAAAGAGCTTATATCGGCAGTGAACTTCATTCTGCCCGAGAAACCTAGGGTCAAGATGACCGCAGTCTCAATAGACGCCTCAAAAGACTCCAAGGATTTTGACAAAAAAATAAGGGCTTCAGTCGATAGCGTTGACGAGGGAGATGGGATACTGCTCGTAACGGACATGTTCGGGGGAACTCCTTCCAACATAAGCCTGATGTTTCTTGAGAGCGGCGAAATGGAGGTGATTTCAGGGGTGAATCTGCCAATGCTTTTAAAACTCGGCACCGTTGAGGAAAAAACCACTCTCAAAGAAGCGGTGCAGCTCGCGGCCAAGGCGGGAAGAGACAACATAATAGTGGCAAGTGAACTTCTTAGTAAAAACGGTTAG
- a CDS encoding HPF/RaiA family ribosome-associated protein produces the protein MKTDIITKNIPDKRRSEHFKRYAMKKMPKINRYIDPQRNPSEARIVLSAEKLRNSAEITLSSGSLKAAASVETDEMHSAIDKLFDTIIKQLRRRTDKQLALRRRSISKKPSAARRDRYQGESSVRVDHQHLSPKPMSVTEALLQLDASEENFVAFRNSETLEMNVVYKKADSKKAGLLTP, from the coding sequence ATGAAAACCGATATCATTACGAAAAACATTCCCGACAAAAGAAGGTCGGAACATTTCAAACGTTACGCGATGAAGAAAATGCCGAAGATAAACAGATACATAGACCCGCAGAGAAATCCCTCGGAAGCAAGGATAGTCCTCTCCGCGGAGAAACTCAGAAACAGCGCGGAAATAACGCTCAGCTCGGGTTCCCTGAAAGCGGCGGCTTCGGTAGAGACAGATGAAATGCACTCGGCCATAGACAAGCTTTTCGACACGATCATAAAGCAGCTGAGAAGAAGAACTGACAAGCAACTGGCGCTCAGAAGAAGAAGTATCTCAAAAAAGCCCTCCGCCGCACGTAGAGACAGATATCAAGGGGAAAGCAGCGTCAGGGTGGATCACCAGCATCTCAGCCCCAAGCCCATGAGCGTTACGGAAGCGCTACTGCAGCTTGACGCGTCCGAAGAGAACTTCGTGGCTTTCAGAAACAGCGAAACACTTGAGATGAATGTCGTTTACAAAAAAGCGGATTCGAAAAAGGCAGGGCTTCTTACGCCCTGA
- the rpoN gene encoding RNA polymerase factor sigma-54, with product MSGFGLSQTPNAAQKQKFILTQHLRLFLSLVQMNTVELREYLEEQLIENPALEEDPDSPPETEKDDQGESLLNELGQMETDYPPPGEFSAETGDETTWENQIPNQDSLFEHLHWQLEMTDFSKRQRQIASLVIGNINEDGYLEIGLEEIAELLEAGDSSEAGGDRMGEITRVAENIRTTFDPIGVGSRSLSECLAAQALDLGYERESVIMRVVESHIDDLGRKNYDNICAELDISREEILEIEAAITSLEPKPGRPYYTKDTTRNIVPDFYVYRVGDELQMQSNRSFPKLRISSYCRKILADRANLTGETTDYLREKIEVAQRIVRCIEEREMTIRKVMEKIVDEQREFFDHGSAHIKPLKLKDIADKVGIHESTVSRITSRKYIQCPQGVIELKKLFSRGVRSSNGLKVSIERIKSMIREIVDEEPAQCAFSDEDISRILSMKNVKVARRTVAKYRKILGIPSSSKRLSKEV from the coding sequence ATGAGCGGATTCGGTCTTTCGCAGACCCCTAATGCAGCACAGAAGCAAAAGTTCATACTCACCCAGCATCTCAGGCTTTTCCTGAGCCTGGTACAGATGAACACAGTTGAACTCAGAGAGTACCTTGAGGAACAGTTAATAGAAAACCCCGCCCTGGAAGAAGACCCCGATTCACCTCCGGAGACGGAAAAAGACGATCAGGGAGAATCCCTTCTAAACGAGCTCGGTCAGATGGAAACCGACTATCCGCCACCTGGAGAGTTCTCTGCGGAAACAGGCGATGAAACCACATGGGAAAACCAGATCCCCAACCAGGATTCCCTGTTCGAACACCTGCACTGGCAGCTTGAAATGACCGATTTCAGCAAACGGCAAAGGCAGATAGCTTCGCTTGTTATCGGCAACATAAACGAGGACGGGTATCTAGAGATCGGTCTTGAGGAGATAGCAGAACTGCTTGAAGCAGGAGACTCATCAGAGGCAGGCGGTGACCGCATGGGGGAGATAACACGGGTAGCCGAGAATATACGCACCACGTTTGATCCCATCGGAGTCGGTTCCCGCTCCCTCTCCGAGTGTCTCGCCGCGCAGGCTCTTGATCTCGGGTATGAAAGGGAAAGCGTTATTATGCGGGTGGTGGAGAGTCATATCGACGATCTCGGCAGAAAAAACTACGACAATATCTGCGCCGAACTTGACATAAGCAGGGAAGAGATACTGGAAATTGAAGCCGCAATAACTTCCCTTGAACCAAAACCCGGGCGACCTTATTACACCAAGGACACAACCAGAAACATCGTTCCCGACTTCTATGTTTACAGGGTGGGAGATGAACTGCAGATGCAGTCAAACAGGAGTTTTCCGAAACTCAGGATAAGTTCCTATTGCAGAAAAATTCTCGCCGACCGCGCGAACCTGACAGGAGAAACCACGGACTATCTGCGGGAAAAAATCGAGGTAGCCCAGAGAATCGTCCGCTGCATCGAAGAGCGGGAGATGACAATACGCAAAGTCATGGAGAAAATCGTCGATGAGCAAAGGGAGTTTTTCGACCACGGCAGCGCTCACATAAAACCCCTGAAGCTAAAGGACATAGCTGATAAAGTGGGCATTCACGAATCAACCGTAAGCCGTATAACAAGCAGAAAATACATACAGTGCCCCCAAGGAGTTATAGAACTTAAAAAGCTTTTCTCAAGAGGAGTCCGCTCATCCAACGGACTAAAGGTTTCGATTGAGCGGATAAAATCAATGATCAGGGAAATAGTTGATGAAGAACCGGCCCAGTGTGCGTTCTCGGACGAAGATATATCCAGAATACTCTCCATGAAAAACGTAAAAGTCGCGAGAAGAACGGTCGCGAAATACAGAAAGATACTTGGCATACCCAGTTCATCAAAAAGACTCTCAAAGGAGGTTTGA
- a CDS encoding PTS sugar transporter subunit IIA, with protein sequence MKISECLEKNSVFPRLVSTTKQDLLRELSEKVGEILPRINVQRLNETLAEREEMCSTAIDSGVAIPHVKLLDIPDMTMALARSETGVRFDSLDGEKTHLFALIIIPESCSAETRTTLLARICRILAQGDVRSKLIASQEASDIYSLLIEEDERL encoded by the coding sequence GTGAAGATTTCCGAATGTCTTGAAAAGAACTCCGTGTTTCCCCGGCTCGTTTCGACTACAAAGCAGGATTTGCTGCGGGAGCTTTCGGAGAAAGTCGGCGAGATTCTTCCCAGGATCAACGTGCAGAGGCTAAACGAGACACTGGCTGAACGGGAAGAAATGTGCAGCACCGCGATTGACTCGGGAGTGGCAATTCCGCACGTAAAACTCCTCGACATCCCTGATATGACCATGGCTCTTGCCAGAAGCGAAACGGGGGTTCGTTTCGACTCTCTTGACGGAGAGAAGACCCATCTTTTCGCACTGATAATAATCCCCGAGAGCTGCTCTGCGGAAACCCGGACAACCCTGCTTGCACGCATATGCAGGATACTCGCACAAGGTGACGTAAGGTCAAAGCTTATTGCGTCACAGGAGGCTTCTGATATTTACAGCCTGCTGATTGAAGAAGATGAGAGACTCTGA
- a CDS encoding HAD-IIA family hydrolase, translated as MDFQNSFDHFVFDLDGVIYSGEKAIGNSPEVLETLRKNKKEIRFITNNPSRSPSDYAEKLRGLGIRSHDSEFVTSPMATASMIREKLSSEKWKTVFIAGSDYLKNEVRETGLVEVSGNDSLGADLVVIGSHPGFNLEEIKTASIAIGNGADFIGTNGDFFYPCEHGRAPATGALLASVEAASGKKAVTSGKPEKYMFDILEKSGVAHTKKTLLVGDSLRTDIAGGEKAGYSTALVMTGVTKKTDLEGNAIKPDFILKNVFFLLKPL; from the coding sequence ATGGATTTTCAAAATTCGTTTGATCATTTTGTCTTTGACCTAGACGGGGTTATATATTCCGGCGAAAAGGCCATCGGCAACTCCCCCGAGGTGCTAGAGACATTAAGAAAGAATAAAAAAGAGATACGCTTTATAACCAACAACCCCTCGCGGTCTCCTTCTGACTATGCCGAAAAACTCAGAGGACTCGGAATTCGCTCGCACGATAGCGAGTTCGTAACCTCCCCCATGGCAACCGCTTCTATGATAAGGGAAAAACTTTCATCAGAGAAATGGAAAACGGTCTTCATAGCCGGAAGCGATTACCTAAAGAACGAGGTCAGGGAGACGGGACTGGTTGAAGTTTCAGGAAATGACTCTCTCGGCGCAGACCTCGTGGTGATAGGAAGTCACCCGGGATTTAATCTTGAGGAAATAAAGACCGCTTCCATAGCAATCGGAAACGGCGCAGACTTCATCGGAACAAACGGAGACTTCTTCTACCCTTGCGAACACGGCCGGGCCCCCGCTACAGGAGCCCTCCTCGCATCGGTGGAAGCCGCATCGGGGAAGAAAGCGGTTACATCTGGGAAACCCGAAAAATACATGTTCGATATTCTGGAGAAAAGTGGAGTGGCACACACGAAAAAAACTCTTCTGGTCGGAGACAGTCTCCGAACCGACATTGCCGGAGGGGAAAAAGCAGGGTACAGCACGGCACTTGTAATGACCGGAGTTACTAAAAAAACCGATCTTGAGGGCAATGCAATAAAGCCCGACTTCATCCTTAAGAATGTCTTTTTTCTTTTAAAACCGCTGTGA
- a CDS encoding DEAD/DEAH box helicase: protein MTIKLGITPHGRLHCYSSSEDKSVEVQVPSSVLKAFEKGIGDGLFALAARRNTAELSSGFQFWGEFACIYLTVRCNLSTSSARSMKPVGFSRSPELDQLLRSAPPMKGAEYLSHAVFEHAWATLDLWLCESVSRTGGDFAEFLRKRAPLWHQVGRVCFHLAENKRDEDYPFAFMATYTTRLSDRGGVKHKPLGEALRQYAGDNRKEELINLLSPVYLASETSSLVRELLESGDIYYPLAWTPSEACKFIRDLPVYEKAGLSIRLPDWWKKRSRPQVTVRIDSSEERKFTAGTLLDFNIALTLGGSTLSREEWEELTASGEGLVMFKGQWVEVDGEKLNEALEHWKKVEDSVAEGGISFIEGMRLLAGSPADLSAVNAGGAEKEWSSVQAGKGLRRILDNLANPGTRALGLVGDTLDATLRPYQEKGLGWLWYLSQLKLGACLADDMGLGKTIQVIALLLALKKQGVRKPSLLVLPASLLSNWKSELDRFAPSISYLLVHPSYSPENDGWGPDGEDNCLAGRDLVITTYGMLSRHDWLLGEQWHLGVIDEAQAIKNPGTRQSRSVKKIKAESRIALTGTPVENRLADLWSLFDFICPGLLGSAKRFHAFVKSLDGSDRDRYAPLRNLVRPYILRRLKTDKTIIADLPDKTEVYAYCGLSKKQAALYAKSVGELKTALSAETEGMKRRGLVLSYIMRFKQICNHPSQWFGDGNYTARDSGKFSRLGEICEEIASRQEKVLVFTQFREMTRPLAEYLAGCFGQSGLVLHGATPVARRKERVEQFQREDGPPFFVLSIKAGGVGLNLTQASHVIHFDRWWNPAVENQATDRAFRIGQKRNVLVHKMVCQGTIEDKIDRMIMDKSALSDDILSGGGEAILTEMSNDELIDIVSLDVDRVLT from the coding sequence ATGACAATCAAGCTTGGTATAACGCCGCATGGGCGTCTGCATTGCTACAGTTCTTCGGAAGACAAATCGGTCGAGGTCCAGGTGCCTTCTTCCGTCTTGAAAGCCTTTGAGAAAGGTATCGGCGACGGATTGTTTGCTCTTGCCGCCCGCAGGAACACCGCAGAGCTTTCTTCGGGCTTTCAGTTCTGGGGAGAGTTTGCGTGTATTTACCTGACAGTGCGATGCAATCTCTCCACATCTTCCGCGCGGTCCATGAAGCCTGTTGGATTTTCCCGTTCCCCGGAGCTTGACCAACTGCTCCGGAGCGCGCCGCCCATGAAGGGGGCGGAGTATCTCTCCCACGCGGTTTTCGAACATGCGTGGGCCACACTCGACCTCTGGCTCTGTGAATCGGTCAGCAGAACCGGAGGCGATTTTGCGGAATTTCTGAGAAAACGGGCTCCTCTCTGGCATCAAGTGGGCCGCGTCTGCTTTCATCTTGCGGAGAACAAAAGAGATGAAGATTATCCTTTCGCCTTCATGGCAACCTACACCACGCGTCTTTCTGACCGGGGAGGGGTAAAGCACAAACCTCTGGGCGAAGCCCTGCGCCAGTACGCCGGGGACAATCGCAAGGAGGAACTGATTAATCTGCTCTCACCGGTTTATCTCGCTTCGGAAACCAGCTCTCTGGTCAGGGAACTGCTTGAATCGGGAGATATTTACTATCCGCTTGCCTGGACGCCTTCTGAAGCCTGCAAGTTTATAAGGGATCTTCCGGTTTATGAAAAGGCAGGTCTCTCGATCAGGTTGCCTGACTGGTGGAAAAAGCGCAGCCGTCCTCAGGTTACCGTGAGAATAGACAGTTCGGAGGAGAGAAAATTCACGGCCGGCACCCTGCTTGACTTCAACATTGCCCTGACTCTCGGCGGCTCTACCCTGAGCAGGGAGGAATGGGAGGAACTTACGGCATCAGGCGAGGGGCTTGTAATGTTCAAGGGGCAGTGGGTGGAAGTTGACGGAGAAAAACTGAACGAGGCGCTTGAGCACTGGAAAAAAGTCGAAGACAGTGTTGCCGAGGGCGGAATTTCGTTTATCGAGGGAATGCGGCTGCTTGCGGGTTCTCCCGCCGACCTGTCTGCGGTTAACGCAGGCGGTGCGGAAAAAGAGTGGTCGTCTGTACAGGCGGGCAAGGGTCTTCGCAGGATTCTCGACAACCTCGCCAACCCCGGTACGCGGGCTCTTGGGCTTGTGGGCGACACACTTGACGCGACTCTTCGTCCCTATCAGGAAAAAGGGCTTGGCTGGCTCTGGTATCTCTCGCAGCTGAAGCTGGGGGCCTGTCTTGCTGACGACATGGGGCTCGGGAAGACAATTCAGGTCATAGCCCTGCTTCTCGCTCTGAAGAAACAGGGAGTCCGCAAACCGTCCCTGCTTGTGCTGCCCGCGTCCCTGCTTAGCAACTGGAAAAGCGAACTTGACAGGTTTGCTCCTTCGATAAGCTATCTTCTCGTTCATCCGTCCTATTCCCCGGAAAACGACGGGTGGGGGCCGGACGGGGAAGACAACTGCCTTGCCGGCAGGGATTTGGTTATTACCACCTACGGCATGCTGTCCCGTCACGACTGGCTGCTCGGGGAGCAGTGGCATCTTGGCGTTATTGACGAAGCTCAGGCCATAAAAAATCCCGGCACACGGCAGAGCAGGTCCGTGAAAAAAATTAAAGCCGAATCCAGAATAGCTCTTACCGGCACCCCTGTGGAGAACCGTCTTGCGGACCTGTGGTCTCTGTTTGATTTTATCTGTCCGGGGCTTCTGGGCTCGGCGAAACGCTTCCATGCGTTTGTTAAATCACTGGACGGCAGCGACAGGGACCGTTACGCGCCGCTTAGAAATCTTGTGAGGCCGTATATTCTGCGCCGCCTCAAGACAGACAAGACGATTATCGCCGACCTGCCGGACAAAACCGAAGTCTACGCCTACTGCGGTCTCAGCAAGAAACAGGCGGCCCTCTACGCAAAGTCCGTGGGCGAGCTGAAGACCGCTCTCAGTGCGGAGACGGAAGGCATGAAGAGAAGGGGGCTTGTGCTCTCCTACATAATGCGCTTCAAGCAGATATGTAACCATCCTTCCCAGTGGTTCGGGGACGGGAACTACACCGCGCGGGACAGCGGCAAGTTCTCCCGCCTCGGCGAGATATGCGAGGAGATAGCTTCGCGCCAGGAAAAGGTTCTGGTATTCACGCAGTTCCGCGAGATGACAAGGCCTCTTGCAGAGTATCTTGCCGGATGTTTCGGGCAATCGGGACTGGTACTTCACGGCGCCACCCCGGTAGCGCGCCGAAAGGAGAGAGTCGAGCAGTTTCAGCGGGAAGACGGCCCGCCCTTCTTCGTGCTTTCCATAAAGGCCGGAGGTGTCGGACTCAATCTTACCCAGGCGTCTCACGTGATCCATTTTGACCGCTGGTGGAACCCGGCGGTGGAGAATCAGGCTACGGACCGTGCCTTTCGCATAGGGCAGAAGCGCAATGTTCTTGTGCACAAAATGGTCTGCCAAGGTACTATAGAAGACAAGATAGACAGGATGATAATGGATAAAAGTGCGCTGTCCGATGATATACTGAGCGGAGGCGGCGAAGCGATTCTGACGGAAATGAGCAATGACGAGCTCATAGACATTGTCAGTCTTGACGTTGACAGAGTGCTTACCTAG
- the hprK gene encoding HPr(Ser) kinase/phosphatase, whose translation MRDSENSYSLSVGDFYGEFGEILCLEPIGGEAGFERRIISPSAKKPGLRMIEKKIELENGNVQVLGRTEISYINGFPGKTQKKIITNLLSNDIPCFILSKDARPDASFTAHFEKKQVPLFTTTLGTGKFITILNELLAEEFATRITVHGVLLDVHRRGVLILGKSGIGKSECAIDLIIQGSKLIADDVVEIRKIGSHALVGVGPDNIKYLLEVRGIGIVNIEDLFGTTCVMEKRQIDMVVELHQWDSETEYDRLGIDTRTYSILDVELPYIVLPVSPGRNMASVIDVAVRNQILKETGRKIEISSTARE comes from the coding sequence ATGAGAGACTCTGAGAACAGTTATTCCCTTTCGGTCGGGGACTTCTACGGGGAATTCGGTGAAATACTCTGCCTTGAACCGATAGGCGGGGAAGCCGGATTTGAAAGACGCATAATTTCACCAAGCGCCAAGAAGCCGGGACTGCGGATGATAGAAAAGAAGATAGAGCTTGAGAACGGAAACGTACAAGTGCTCGGCAGAACGGAAATCTCCTACATAAACGGATTCCCCGGAAAAACGCAGAAAAAAATAATAACGAACCTTCTCTCAAACGACATTCCATGCTTCATACTCTCAAAAGATGCCCGTCCGGATGCGTCCTTTACCGCACATTTTGAAAAAAAACAGGTTCCGCTTTTTACCACAACTCTCGGCACGGGGAAATTCATAACCATTCTCAATGAACTGCTCGCTGAGGAATTCGCGACTCGCATAACAGTTCACGGAGTGCTTCTTGACGTGCATCGCAGGGGAGTTCTGATACTCGGGAAAAGCGGAATCGGAAAAAGCGAATGCGCTATTGATCTCATAATACAGGGTTCCAAGCTTATAGCGGATGACGTGGTTGAAATACGCAAAATAGGTTCTCATGCGCTTGTAGGAGTGGGGCCCGACAATATAAAGTACCTTCTGGAAGTACGGGGAATAGGCATAGTGAACATAGAGGATCTTTTCGGAACCACATGCGTTATGGAAAAAAGGCAGATAGACATGGTTGTGGAGCTTCACCAGTGGGACTCCGAAACTGAATACGACCGTCTGGGAATAGACACGAGAACATACTCGATACTTGACGTGGAACTGCCGTACATTGTGCTGCCCGTGAGTCCGGGAAGAAATATGGCATCGGTAATAGACGTGGCGGTGCGGAACCAGATACTCAAGGAAACCGGCAGGAAAATCGAGATCTCCTCAACTGCCCGGGAATGA